A single Aggregatilinea lenta DNA region contains:
- a CDS encoding type III polyketide synthase yields the protein MGVPEIVSIATGVPDARYSQQELFDQLQALGLTTDPRAEAVFQNAGVAARHAAVAGAYYAEERTTETRNNCYLSEALPLGENVLCDALNRAGLRPQDVDDFVVVSCTGIDTPGLDLRLAGRLGMRPDLRRTSVLGMGCYAAFPGLWRGREAVQGSGGVALVLMLELCSLHLQMDDSLENMVAAALFADGAAAAVIGANGSTHGPRLIDQATYCDYTTFDHMAFHLTDHGFQMRLSAYVPDLLAASVEDFAATLLDRHGLRAADVPFWAIHPGSGKILDHVQARLALTDAQMAHSRAVLRDYGNMSSATILFVLDALQRAEQPQSGDYGVLMAFGPGLTMESLLVQW from the coding sequence ATGGGCGTACCGGAAATTGTGTCGATTGCGACCGGCGTGCCGGACGCGCGCTACAGCCAGCAGGAGTTATTCGATCAGCTACAGGCGCTAGGCCTGACGACCGATCCCCGCGCGGAAGCGGTGTTCCAGAACGCGGGCGTCGCGGCGCGGCACGCGGCGGTCGCCGGGGCGTATTACGCTGAGGAACGCACGACCGAGACGCGCAACAACTGTTACCTGTCCGAGGCGCTGCCGTTGGGCGAAAATGTGCTGTGCGACGCGCTGAACCGCGCCGGGCTGCGTCCACAGGACGTAGACGACTTCGTGGTCGTGTCCTGCACCGGGATCGATACGCCGGGCCTGGACCTGCGGCTGGCCGGGCGGCTCGGCATGCGGCCCGACCTGCGCCGCACGTCGGTACTCGGCATGGGCTGTTACGCGGCGTTCCCCGGCCTGTGGCGCGGGCGCGAAGCCGTGCAGGGATCGGGTGGCGTGGCGCTGGTGCTGATGCTGGAGCTGTGCTCGCTGCACCTGCAAATGGACGACTCACTGGAAAATATGGTCGCGGCGGCGCTGTTCGCGGATGGCGCGGCGGCGGCGGTGATCGGTGCGAATGGTAGCACGCACGGCCCGCGCCTGATCGACCAGGCGACCTACTGCGATTACACCACGTTCGATCACATGGCGTTTCACCTGACCGATCACGGCTTCCAGATGCGCCTGTCGGCCTATGTGCCGGACCTGCTCGCCGCCAGCGTCGAGGACTTCGCGGCGACGCTGCTGGATCGCCACGGCCTGCGCGCGGCGGACGTACCGTTCTGGGCGATCCATCCCGGCAGCGGCAAGATCCTCGATCACGTGCAAGCGCGGCTGGCGCTGACCGATGCGCAGATGGCGCATTCGCGCGCGGTGCTGCGCGACTATGGCAACATGTCGTCGGCCACGATCCTGTTCGTGCTGGACGCGCTGCAGCGGGCCGAACAGCCGCAGTCCGGCGATTACGGCGTGCTGATGGCGTTTGGCCCCGGCCTGACGATGGAGAGCCTGCTCGTGCAATGGTGA
- the bcp gene encoding thioredoxin-dependent thiol peroxidase has product MPAVGEKAPEFTLKNQNGDTVHLSDFRGQNVLLFAFPKAGTSGCTAQACGLRDEMPAFNDVNAVVLGISPDQPDALLKWKEQEHLPYDLLSDPDHKTLEAYGVWGEKSMYGKKYMGVIRSHWVIDEDGNIADAQIKVSPADSVARAVAFLAPES; this is encoded by the coding sequence ATGCCTGCTGTTGGCGAAAAAGCTCCTGAATTTACTCTGAAGAACCAGAACGGTGACACCGTCCATCTCAGCGATTTTCGTGGCCAGAACGTGCTGTTGTTTGCCTTCCCGAAGGCCGGAACGAGCGGCTGCACCGCTCAGGCGTGCGGCCTGCGCGACGAGATGCCCGCGTTCAACGACGTGAACGCCGTGGTGCTCGGCATCAGCCCGGACCAGCCGGACGCGCTGCTGAAGTGGAAAGAACAGGAACACCTGCCCTATGACCTGCTGTCCGACCCCGACCACAAAACGTTGGAAGCCTACGGCGTCTGGGGCGAAAAGTCGATGTACGGCAAAAAGTACATGGGCGTGATCCGGTCGCACTGGGTCATCGACGAAGACGGCAACATCGCCGACGCGCAGATCAAGGTGTCGCCCGCGGACAGCGTCGCTCGCGCGGTGGCATTCCTGGCACCCGAATCGTAA
- a CDS encoding carbohydrate ABC transporter permease, giving the protein MAVLERSLKSLGLTGNWEAGRRRAWMMFLVPAVVFYTVFMAYPLLNSMRLSFYTGTGLRPTEFVGFQNYHDLFADDLLRDRFLNALGNTFIFFGVHMVVQNTLGLLFATLLSQSNLIGRNLYRTIIFVPATMSVLLTAFLWRLILNPRWGMLKILFEEVGHPEWFQSWLGDEKWALVVVALVSSWQWVGLPTMMFLAGLLNVPEELSEAAHVDGANAFQIWWRVKLPLLRPVIGIVAILTFIGNFSAFDVVYAMMGANGPPNYSTDIMGTYFYRTAIAGEHPVARPDMGLGAAVATILFLILLVGVSLWLYWSNRRGEGSVFA; this is encoded by the coding sequence ATGGCCGTTCTTGAAAGGTCCCTCAAATCGCTCGGCCTGACCGGAAACTGGGAGGCCGGGCGCCGCCGCGCCTGGATGATGTTCCTGGTACCGGCGGTCGTGTTTTACACCGTCTTCATGGCCTACCCGCTGCTCAACTCGATGCGGCTGAGCTTTTACACCGGGACCGGCCTGCGCCCCACCGAGTTCGTGGGCTTCCAGAACTATCACGACCTGTTCGCCGACGACCTGCTGCGCGACCGCTTCCTGAATGCGCTGGGCAACACGTTCATTTTCTTCGGCGTGCATATGGTCGTGCAGAACACGCTGGGGCTGCTGTTCGCCACGCTGCTGTCGCAGTCGAACCTGATCGGGCGCAACCTTTACCGCACGATCATCTTCGTCCCGGCGACCATGTCGGTGCTGCTGACCGCGTTCCTGTGGCGGCTGATCCTCAACCCGCGCTGGGGCATGCTCAAGATCCTGTTTGAGGAGGTCGGCCACCCGGAGTGGTTCCAGAGCTGGCTGGGCGACGAAAAGTGGGCGCTGGTCGTGGTGGCGCTGGTCTCGTCGTGGCAGTGGGTCGGCCTGCCGACGATGATGTTCCTCGCCGGACTGCTCAACGTGCCGGAAGAACTGAGCGAAGCCGCCCACGTAGACGGCGCGAACGCGTTTCAGATCTGGTGGCGCGTCAAGCTGCCGCTGCTGCGCCCGGTGATCGGCATCGTGGCGATCCTCACCTTCATCGGCAACTTCAGCGCCTTCGACGTCGTCTACGCCATGATGGGGGCTAACGGTCCACCGAACTACTCCACCGACATCATGGGCACCTATTTCTACCGCACGGCAATCGCGGGCGAGCACCCCGTCGCGCGGCCCGACATGGGCCTGGGGGCGGCGGTGGCGACTATCCTGTTCCTGATTTTGCTGGTGGGCGTGTCGCTGTGGCTGTACTGGTCCAACCGGCGGGGTGAGGGGAGCGTGTTCGCATGA
- the alr gene encoding alanine racemase → MSAFPSFPTFAEIDLGAIAHNVRAIKGRLAPATEFVAVVKANAYGHGAVPVAQAALEAGANRLAVARVAEGVDLRRAGIDAPVFTLGHSSPGEAEVAAEHGLALAVMDVETAQAFAGRCAALGRLAPVHVKIDTGMGRYGLLPDEVVPFFARLAQIPNLRVEGVFSHFAVSDSADPAFTQQQIRTFREVLAALDAAGFAPPLRHIANSAAALTLREAEFDAVRVGIALYGLRPSDEVEPSVPLRAALTFKSRVARVRTLPPGASVSYGRTFIAARETVAAVVPVGYGDGYHRLLSNRGAVLIQGQRAPIIGRVCMDQFVVDVTDFGPVALGDEVVLVGRQGEGCIPAEEVARWAETINYEVTTSLLPRVPRVYLRGGQPATP, encoded by the coding sequence ATGTCCGCATTCCCTTCATTTCCCACATTTGCCGAAATAGACCTGGGCGCGATCGCGCACAACGTGCGCGCCATCAAAGGGCGGCTGGCTCCGGCGACGGAGTTCGTTGCTGTGGTGAAGGCCAACGCCTATGGCCACGGCGCGGTCCCGGTGGCGCAGGCGGCGCTGGAGGCGGGCGCAAACCGTCTGGCTGTGGCGCGCGTCGCGGAAGGCGTTGATCTGCGGCGGGCAGGTATCGATGCGCCGGTGTTCACGCTCGGCCATTCGTCGCCGGGCGAGGCCGAGGTCGCGGCGGAACATGGGCTGGCGCTGGCGGTCATGGATGTGGAGACGGCGCAGGCGTTCGCCGGGCGCTGCGCCGCGCTGGGGCGGCTCGCCCCGGTGCACGTCAAGATCGATACGGGCATGGGACGTTACGGGCTGCTGCCGGACGAGGTCGTGCCGTTTTTTGCGCGGCTGGCACAGATCCCCAACCTGCGCGTGGAAGGCGTTTTTAGCCACTTCGCCGTGTCCGACAGCGCCGATCCCGCGTTCACGCAGCAGCAGATCCGCACCTTCCGCGAGGTGCTGGCCGCTTTGGATGCGGCAGGATTCGCGCCGCCGCTGCGGCACATCGCCAACAGCGCCGCCGCGCTGACCCTGCGCGAGGCGGAGTTCGACGCGGTGCGTGTGGGTATCGCGCTCTACGGGCTGCGGCCTTCGGACGAGGTCGAGCCGAGCGTGCCACTGCGCGCGGCCCTGACGTTCAAGAGCCGCGTGGCCCGCGTGCGGACGCTGCCGCCCGGCGCCAGCGTGAGTTATGGGCGCACGTTCATCGCCGCGCGCGAGACGGTCGCCGCCGTGGTTCCGGTCGGCTATGGCGACGGCTATCACCGCCTCCTGTCCAATCGCGGCGCGGTGCTCATCCAGGGGCAGCGCGCGCCGATCATCGGGCGCGTGTGCATGGATCAGTTCGTCGTGGACGTGACGGACTTCGGCCCCGTGGCGTTGGGCGACGAGGTCGTGCTGGTGGGCCGCCAGGGAGAGGGCTGCATCCCGGCAGAAGAAGTCGCGCGCTGGGCGGAGACGATCAACTACGAGGTGACCACCTCGCTGCTGCCGCGCGTGCCGCGCGTGTACCTGCGCGGTGGGCAGCCGGCCACGCCCTGA
- a CDS encoding ABC transporter substrate-binding protein produces MLLVLALMIPAIPATFAQDQVELVLGSWRVDDVAQMEEIIAAFEEEHPNISVTFDPTNPPDYNATLQSQFETGNAPDLMYLRSYATSLALYEAGYIADLSDLEGIDNFDPQALAPWQTPDGVSYGVPMIAVSHGVYYNKSLFEELGIAVPETWEDMLAAAQTLQDNGYDGFANASGDTWTIAEIVFMNIAPTFIGGYEGRQAYLSGERCFNDEHTVAAFQGIADLAPYFPADQNALTYYDSQQIFLMGEAGMWLGGSWDIPVFESEAPDFEWGVFAVPAPEGQDEEYVTFHYDAGIGMNANTEHPEEAREFLTWVTQPEFATLLGNQLPGFYPLSKDTPELTNPHAAEFLALNEGRGVDVRWAWEKLMDGDPSAYNLMQDNSIAILNGEMTPQEAADSLQEGLAQWFAPAQSCGS; encoded by the coding sequence TTGCTCCTCGTCCTAGCCCTCATGATTCCCGCCATCCCGGCCACCTTCGCCCAGGATCAGGTTGAACTGGTCCTCGGCTCGTGGCGAGTGGACGACGTCGCGCAGATGGAAGAGATTATCGCGGCGTTTGAAGAAGAACATCCGAATATCAGCGTTACGTTTGACCCGACCAACCCGCCCGACTACAACGCAACCCTGCAAAGCCAGTTCGAAACCGGCAACGCGCCGGACCTGATGTACCTGCGCTCGTACGCGACCAGTCTGGCCCTGTACGAAGCGGGCTACATCGCGGACCTGAGCGACCTGGAAGGCATCGACAACTTCGACCCGCAGGCGCTCGCCCCCTGGCAGACGCCGGACGGCGTGTCGTACGGCGTGCCGATGATCGCCGTATCGCACGGTGTGTACTACAACAAGTCCCTGTTCGAAGAACTGGGCATCGCGGTACCTGAGACATGGGAAGACATGCTCGCCGCGGCGCAGACGCTGCAAGACAACGGCTACGACGGCTTCGCCAATGCCAGCGGCGACACCTGGACCATCGCCGAAATCGTGTTCATGAATATCGCCCCGACGTTCATCGGCGGCTACGAAGGCCGTCAGGCTTACCTGAGCGGTGAGCGCTGCTTCAACGACGAGCACACCGTGGCGGCGTTCCAGGGCATCGCGGACCTCGCGCCGTACTTCCCCGCAGATCAGAACGCGCTGACCTACTACGACAGCCAGCAGATCTTCCTGATGGGCGAAGCCGGTATGTGGCTCGGCGGCTCGTGGGACATCCCCGTGTTCGAGTCTGAAGCGCCCGACTTCGAGTGGGGCGTGTTCGCGGTTCCGGCCCCTGAAGGTCAGGATGAGGAATATGTGACCTTCCACTACGACGCGGGCATCGGCATGAACGCCAACACCGAGCACCCTGAAGAAGCGCGTGAATTCCTGACCTGGGTGACCCAGCCGGAATTCGCCACGCTGCTCGGCAACCAGCTGCCCGGCTTCTACCCGCTGAGCAAGGACACGCCGGAACTGACCAACCCGCACGCCGCCGAGTTCCTGGCTCTCAACGAAGGGCGCGGCGTGGACGTGCGCTGGGCGTGGGAAAAGCTGATGGACGGCGATCCGAGCGCCTACAACCTGATGCAGGACAACTCGATCGCGATCCTGAACGGCGAAATGACGCCGCAGGAAGCCGCCGACAGCCTGCAGGAAGGTCTGGCGCAGTGGTTCGCACCGGCTCAGTCCTGCGGCAGCTAG
- a CDS encoding rhomboid family intramembrane serine protease: protein MSQHQYPPSSDPQQQVQHPAPQQPTPPGVRRIAVRLPVSPPRLTYALLAAIVLIYLYTMTLTSAAAQNEFLGNWAKINEAIRDGEYYRLFTSMFLHLSLMHIVFNGYALYIIGRDVEALFGHARFAIIYFLGGLSGSLASFVFTDAPSVGASGAIFAVFGAEMVYFYQHRKLHGEMGRRHLNQLLILMLVNLALGAFSQATAYKIDNAGHIGGLIGGVVLAWFIGPHYDVQADPAVLGGHRVVDLNPVQRWALPSLVYAAALAAVMAYAVSA from the coding sequence ATGTCCCAGCACCAGTACCCGCCGTCATCTGACCCGCAGCAGCAGGTGCAGCACCCTGCCCCCCAACAGCCCACCCCGCCCGGCGTGCGGCGTATCGCGGTGCGTCTGCCGGTCAGCCCGCCGCGCCTGACATACGCGCTGCTGGCCGCGATCGTGCTGATCTACCTCTACACCATGACCCTGACGAGCGCCGCCGCGCAAAACGAGTTCCTGGGGAACTGGGCGAAGATCAACGAAGCGATCCGTGACGGGGAATATTACCGGCTGTTCACCTCGATGTTCCTGCACCTGAGCCTGATGCACATCGTCTTCAACGGCTACGCGCTGTACATCATCGGGCGCGACGTCGAGGCGCTGTTCGGGCACGCGCGCTTTGCAATCATCTACTTTTTGGGCGGGCTGTCGGGGTCGCTGGCGAGCTTCGTCTTCACCGACGCGCCGTCGGTCGGGGCGTCCGGCGCGATCTTCGCGGTCTTCGGGGCGGAGATGGTCTATTTCTACCAGCACCGCAAGCTGCACGGCGAGATGGGCCGCCGCCACCTGAACCAACTGCTGATCCTCATGCTGGTCAATCTGGCCCTCGGTGCGTTTTCACAGGCGACCGCTTACAAGATCGACAACGCGGGGCACATCGGCGGGCTGATCGGCGGCGTGGTGCTGGCGTGGTTCATCGGGCCGCACTATGACGTGCAGGCCGACCCGGCAGTGCTGGGTGGCCACCGCGTGGTCGACCTGAACCCGGTCCAGCGCTGGGCGCTGCCGTCCCTGGTCTACGCCGCTGCGCTGGCCGCTGTCATGGCTTACGCTGTTTCAGCCTGA
- a CDS encoding carbohydrate ABC transporter permease, whose protein sequence is MIDILAWIVGNAGAIGWIMLGLAFGGLLTERFATHLNTDLATWLGALLGAVVALVTALTGLLDTGLGASLSALALVGVMFGYWFLVMPRLPRRRQTRSRLLNRTIYRYRFPSFLGQIVSHVILLAWTLVVLAPLWTMLVNSLKDKREIFRAPFSWPTGDVRTFDGYKNAWIDGNFDLYFRNSLIVTISSLLVILLIGALGAYALANWRSRTSTVIYLYFVAGLMIPIRLGTINIVTIVQDLGLNNQLTGLIPIYVAMGLPITIFVLTAFMRGVPQDLIDAARMDGASELRVFVEIMLPLTRPALATVTVFNMIPIWNDLWFPLILTRDENVRTVTYGVSLLFGQYQTDWNAILSTLSLASLPVLLLYLLMSKQFIKGLTAGAVKG, encoded by the coding sequence ATGATCGACATCCTGGCCTGGATCGTAGGCAACGCCGGGGCCATCGGCTGGATCATGCTGGGGTTGGCGTTCGGCGGGCTGCTCACGGAACGTTTCGCCACTCACCTCAACACCGACCTCGCCACGTGGCTCGGCGCGCTGCTGGGTGCGGTCGTCGCGCTGGTCACCGCCCTCACCGGCCTGCTCGACACGGGGTTGGGAGCGAGCCTCTCCGCCCTGGCGCTGGTTGGGGTGATGTTCGGGTACTGGTTCCTGGTGATGCCGCGCCTGCCTCGTCGCAGGCAGACGCGCAGCCGCCTGCTGAACCGGACCATCTACCGCTACCGCTTCCCGTCCTTCCTGGGGCAGATCGTGTCGCACGTCATTCTGCTGGCCTGGACGCTGGTCGTGCTGGCCCCGCTGTGGACGATGCTGGTCAATTCGCTGAAGGACAAGCGCGAGATCTTCCGCGCGCCGTTCTCGTGGCCAACCGGCGACGTGCGCACCTTCGACGGTTACAAAAACGCGTGGATCGACGGTAACTTCGACCTCTATTTCCGTAACAGCCTGATCGTGACCATCTCCTCGCTGCTGGTCATCCTGCTGATCGGGGCATTGGGCGCGTACGCACTGGCGAACTGGCGCTCGCGGACCTCGACCGTGATTTACCTGTACTTCGTCGCCGGGCTGATGATCCCGATCCGCCTGGGCACGATCAACATCGTGACCATCGTGCAGGACCTCGGCCTCAACAACCAACTGACCGGGCTGATCCCGATCTACGTGGCGATGGGCCTGCCGATCACGATCTTCGTGCTGACGGCGTTTATGCGCGGCGTGCCGCAGGATCTCATCGACGCGGCGCGCATGGACGGCGCATCGGAACTGCGCGTGTTCGTGGAGATCATGCTGCCGCTGACGCGTCCCGCGCTGGCGACGGTTACCGTGTTCAACATGATCCCGATCTGGAACGACCTGTGGTTCCCGCTGATCCTCACGCGCGACGAAAACGTGCGCACGGTGACCTACGGCGTGTCGCTGCTGTTTGGGCAGTACCAGACCGACTGGAACGCCATTCTCAGCACGCTGTCGCTGGCCTCGCTGCCCGTGCTGCTGCTGTACCTGCTGATGTCCAAGCAGTTCATCAAGGGGCTGACGGCGGGCGCAGTGAAGGGGTAA
- a CDS encoding methyltransferase domain-containing protein produces MMTGGTEDRTARLAPVLPGGGRPWELPRVEDEELLDQGRGTPADVRANLAEMWRINRVLGGMHAVTAHLYPRLIASGGGTVADLGAGSAHLTAAVAQWARSRGVGAQVIGVDWASRNLTVARERNVPAPQIALLQADAARLPFRAGSVDFVMSALFMHHFTPDQLVALLRDAYACTRRTLIMSDLVRGWLPLMAFRLVQPVFARHYLTRHDGALSVRRAYTPAELREIAARAGLVNARVYTHWPWRMTLVVDR; encoded by the coding sequence ATGATGACTGGCGGGACGGAGGATCGGACGGCGCGCCTTGCGCCTGTGTTGCCCGGCGGCGGACGCCCCTGGGAGCTGCCGCGCGTCGAGGACGAGGAGCTGCTCGACCAGGGGCGGGGCACGCCTGCCGACGTGCGCGCGAACCTGGCCGAGATGTGGCGCATCAACCGCGTGCTGGGCGGCATGCACGCCGTGACGGCGCACCTCTATCCCCGGCTGATCGCGTCCGGCGGCGGGACCGTAGCCGACCTCGGCGCGGGGTCCGCGCACCTGACGGCGGCGGTGGCGCAGTGGGCGCGGTCGCGCGGCGTTGGTGCGCAGGTGATCGGCGTCGATTGGGCGAGCCGGAACCTGACCGTTGCCCGCGAGCGCAACGTGCCCGCGCCGCAGATCGCGCTGCTGCAAGCGGACGCGGCACGGCTGCCGTTTCGCGCCGGAAGCGTCGATTTCGTGATGTCCGCGCTGTTCATGCACCATTTCACGCCCGATCAATTGGTCGCCCTGCTGCGCGATGCCTACGCCTGCACGCGCCGCACGCTGATCATGAGCGATCTCGTGCGCGGCTGGCTGCCCCTCATGGCGTTCCGGCTGGTGCAGCCGGTCTTCGCACGCCACTACCTGACGCGCCACGACGGCGCGCTGTCGGTCCGGCGCGCGTACACGCCCGCCGAGCTGCGTGAGATCGCGGCCCGCGCCGGGCTGGTGAACGCCCGCGTCTACACCCATTGGCCGTGGCGCATGACGCTGGTGGTGGACCGGTGA
- a CDS encoding fucose isomerase produces MPEYTFPDLQDTPPAAQGVVYLVASGDLRLSANQVCWPTQAAMEQAVIAAFEREGVTVKRAHAYNAQEKHGFISSQRMGMDVFETIPLDAPLVVAEAVWQYSHHVLAGLRSHRGPILTVANWSGEWPGLVGMLNLNGSLTKAGIPYSTLWSTDFTDDFFLNGIRSWIKDGKVEHDIRHVRDLSAAALPETEAALGRALATQLQREKAIMGVFDEGCMGMYNAIVEDELMNPMGVYKERLSQSALVAGMRLVTDEEAQAVRRWLDERGMKFRIGTDEATELTDAQIHSQCKMYIAAVRIAHDFGCDAIGIQYQQGLKDMVPASDLVEGLLNNVERPPVYDPKTHEVLYAGGALPVFNEVDEDAGIDALVTNRVWSAMGMDPATTLHDVRWGEHYSGDGIDDFVWVFQISGAAPASHYGGYQNAWGDRQPPMYFPLGGSTLTGVSKPGEIVWSRVFVMDGALHADMGRGTAIALPDEETQRRWQATSPQWPMMHAVLHGITRDQFMARHKANHVQVAYADSAEMADKALAAKAAMFDAMGIKVHVAGDVAL; encoded by the coding sequence ATGCCTGAATATACGTTTCCAGACCTGCAAGATACGCCGCCCGCCGCGCAGGGTGTCGTTTACCTTGTCGCCAGCGGCGACCTGCGCCTGTCCGCCAATCAGGTATGCTGGCCGACGCAAGCGGCGATGGAGCAGGCGGTCATCGCCGCCTTCGAGCGCGAAGGTGTGACGGTCAAGCGCGCGCATGCCTATAACGCCCAGGAGAAGCACGGCTTCATCTCCTCGCAGCGTATGGGCATGGACGTCTTCGAGACGATTCCGCTCGACGCGCCGCTGGTAGTAGCCGAGGCAGTGTGGCAGTACAGCCATCACGTGCTGGCCGGGCTGCGCAGCCATCGCGGGCCGATCCTCACCGTCGCCAACTGGAGCGGCGAATGGCCGGGACTGGTGGGCATGCTTAACCTCAACGGCAGCCTGACCAAAGCGGGCATCCCCTACAGCACGCTGTGGAGCACGGACTTCACCGACGACTTCTTCCTGAACGGCATTCGCAGCTGGATCAAAGATGGCAAAGTCGAGCACGACATCCGCCACGTGCGAGATCTGAGTGCCGCCGCGCTGCCGGAAACCGAGGCCGCGTTGGGCCGTGCCCTGGCCACGCAGCTTCAGCGCGAAAAGGCCATCATGGGCGTGTTCGACGAAGGCTGCATGGGCATGTACAACGCCATCGTCGAAGACGAGCTGATGAACCCGATGGGCGTCTACAAGGAGCGCCTGAGCCAGTCCGCACTGGTGGCCGGGATGCGCCTCGTCACCGACGAAGAGGCGCAGGCCGTGCGCCGCTGGCTGGATGAGCGCGGCATGAAGTTCCGTATTGGCACGGATGAAGCCACCGAGCTGACCGACGCGCAGATCCATTCACAGTGCAAGATGTACATCGCCGCCGTCCGCATTGCGCACGACTTCGGCTGCGACGCGATCGGCATCCAGTACCAGCAGGGGTTGAAGGATATGGTCCCGGCCTCGGATCTGGTCGAAGGGCTGCTGAACAACGTCGAGCGCCCGCCGGTTTACGATCCCAAGACGCACGAAGTGCTGTATGCGGGCGGCGCGCTGCCGGTCTTCAACGAGGTGGATGAGGACGCAGGCATCGACGCGCTGGTGACCAACCGCGTCTGGTCCGCGATGGGCATGGATCCCGCGACCACGCTGCACGACGTGCGCTGGGGCGAACACTACAGCGGCGACGGGATCGACGATTTCGTGTGGGTCTTCCAGATCTCCGGCGCGGCTCCGGCCTCGCATTATGGCGGTTACCAGAACGCCTGGGGTGACCGCCAGCCGCCGATGTACTTCCCGCTGGGCGGCAGCACGCTGACCGGTGTCAGCAAGCCGGGCGAGATTGTGTGGAGCCGCGTGTTCGTCATGGACGGCGCGCTGCACGCCGATATGGGGCGCGGTACGGCGATTGCGCTGCCGGACGAGGAAACGCAGCGCCGCTGGCAGGCGACCTCGCCGCAGTGGCCGATGATGCACGCCGTGCTGCACGGCATCACGCGCGATCAGTTCATGGCGCGCCACAAGGCGAACCATGTCCAGGTCGCCTACGCCGATTCCGCCGAGATGGCCGACAAGGCGCTGGCCGCCAAAGCCGCCATGTTCGACGCGATGGGCATCAAAGTGCACGTGGCCGGGGACGTGGCGCTCTAG
- a CDS encoding NAD(P)/FAD-dependent oxidoreductase, which translates to MSLAQYDAAIVGGGPAGTCAAITLAQAGLRVGLFEAKTYPHHKVCGEFLSPECMNVLGDLGVADALIALRPPPLDRVSIDAPSGAVWSLRLPVPAWGVSRYALDAALADRARALGVTVCEGATVRDVQGNLDAGFRLDVRMASGATAAAARVVIAAHGKRSVLDRALDRAFLTQPQPFVALKAHFHGPPLPEQLHLHTFPGGYCGMSEVENGAANVCLLVREPVFRRESGASGDIEAFVRWMGVQNRRLGEWLAEAVRISPQWLSIAQVPFVDKRAVVRDVLMAGDAAGLITPLAGDGIAMALDGGLLAAQHVTAYLAGDLSADDLRTDYARAWRGQFGARLKLGRLLQAIMLRPAALSPVLRLLNTFPALGEALFARTRDPRALTHAAS; encoded by the coding sequence GTGAGTCTGGCGCAGTACGACGCGGCGATTGTGGGCGGCGGTCCGGCGGGAACCTGCGCGGCGATCACGCTGGCGCAAGCCGGGCTGCGCGTGGGGCTGTTCGAGGCCAAAACGTACCCGCACCACAAGGTCTGCGGCGAGTTCCTGTCGCCCGAATGCATGAACGTCCTGGGCGATCTGGGTGTCGCGGATGCGCTAATTGCGCTGCGTCCGCCGCCGCTCGACCGGGTGTCGATCGATGCGCCATCGGGCGCGGTGTGGTCGCTGCGGCTGCCCGTCCCGGCGTGGGGTGTCAGCCGCTATGCGCTGGACGCGGCCCTGGCCGATCGGGCGCGGGCGCTCGGCGTGACCGTGTGTGAAGGCGCGACGGTGCGCGACGTGCAGGGGAACCTGGACGCGGGCTTCCGTCTCGACGTGCGGATGGCTTCCGGCGCAACTGCCGCCGCCGCACGGGTGGTGATCGCGGCGCACGGCAAGCGCAGCGTCCTGGATCGCGCCCTGGACCGCGCCTTCTTGACACAGCCGCAGCCTTTCGTGGCGCTCAAGGCGCACTTCCACGGGCCACCGCTGCCGGAGCAGCTTCATCTGCATACCTTCCCCGGCGGCTACTGCGGCATGTCGGAAGTCGAAAACGGCGCGGCGAACGTCTGCCTGCTGGTGCGCGAGCCAGTCTTCCGGCGCGAAAGCGGCGCGTCCGGGGATATCGAGGCGTTCGTGCGCTGGATGGGCGTGCAGAACCGCCGCCTGGGCGAGTGGCTGGCGGAAGCGGTACGGATCAGCCCGCAGTGGCTCAGCATCGCGCAGGTACCATTCGTAGACAAGCGCGCCGTGGTGCGCGACGTGCTGATGGCAGGCGACGCGGCGGGCCTGATCACGCCGCTGGCCGGGGACGGCATCGCGATGGCGCTGGACGGCGGCCTGCTCGCCGCGCAGCACGTGACGGCCTACCTCGCGGGCGATCTCTCGGCGGACGATCTGCGCACGGACTATGCGCGGGCGTGGCGCGGGCAGTTCGGCGCGCGGCTGAAGCTGGGCCGCCTGCTGCAAGCGATCATGCTGCGCCCGGCGGCGCTGTCGCCCGTGCTGCGTCTGCTGAACACCTTCCCCGCGCTGGGTGAGGCGCTGTTCGCCCGCACGCGCGATCCCCGCGCGCTGACGCACGCCGCCAGTTGA